Sequence from the Brachionichthys hirsutus isolate HB-005 chromosome 4, CSIRO-AGI_Bhir_v1, whole genome shotgun sequence genome:
GACACGttattatttatacatttgttgCTCATTTAAGATGTCTATACTTTGCTCTATCTTTctatccatcatcatcattgttgttgttgttgttgttgtttttaggaGAAACTCAGCGATTGGATTTCAGAGCTTCAAGGAAGATCAGAGAACATTGAGGACCTGGTGTCAGAGCTCGAATTGGGCTACAACTCTATAGAGGTGAAGGAAGCTGATCTTATGCGATTCATTATTTAAATGGGGCATCATATAATAGTTGTGAAATAACGCCTGCATTGTCCTCTCTTCAGGACCGGTGCGTGGAGGCGGAGGCGGCGATGCAGCTGCAGAATGAAGGGATGATGGCGCTGGTGATGGAGCAGTACAATAACATGTCCGTCAGcctggaagaggagaagaaggctAAGCTGGAGCAGCTCTATGACCAGATCGTCTCCTTCCAGGACAGCATCGACTCCACCAAGGACACTTTGGAGACCACAGCCAGAGAGGCGGAGACTGATGCACGGGTCAGGGTCTTGCTTATTTCATTGATAATTTACCAATGGTATCTTTCTGATCAATCTTTTATCAATCTGTTCTCCCACTAGTCACCCGAAGACATTCAATCAAGGTAATGCGCTTTCAGTGAATGGAGGGTGAGATGGTGAGGTTTCCCCACCCAGCCAATAGCATTTCACTAGATGATTACAATATGGTTTGCTTGACCCGGTAAGCATGGAGGTCATCTGAAAGTGTACACTTTACATTTCCAGTGTGGCGTATGAACACAAAGGTTTAAACATGAGCCACGGTTGTGTTAAATGTGGGTTCTCTGATTCAGACTCGAGGAAGCTCTGGACTCAGTCATGTCGCTGGAGCTGGGTCCCAAGGGACTGCTGGTGTTTGAGGACTATGCCAAGGGCAACACGTCCAGCTCCCATCTCGCACAGCGCAAGGGAATCGCAGGTTGGCCACGCTTGCAGATACGTGTGTGACAGCTTTAACAGGTTTCTGTAATGTGCATGTATGTCGCATGCCTTTTTACGCATCAGTGCCTCAGAGGCCCACGCTGCAGCCTCAGGAGCCAAGCTCAGCCACCAGCAGCAGTGTCACGGTTTACTGGAACATCAACCCTGAAGATATCATAGACTGCTTCCAGGTCTACTGCATGGAGGAACCGCAAGGAGGTAAATATAATGATGCCATTTGAACTGGAAAACAGGGACCAATTATGGACTTGTAtatttccaggaacagatgattacattttggtgatgatccagaataaatcatAGATTCTGGATTGCTTTGAATCTTTCTGTaccattgcagtaaatggagcttcaaactgtgttcctcagtatttcagtttattattggccgatgtttatggaatttgacacagtggtgcagggtggggatctctatctcaccaccaaattccATCTGGATTGGAgccggattgcggatattatctggacgtattttttttaaatggcctcctgtgcatttaatattagaggtAGATATTTCTAACAAGCATCGAAATCGaggtacattttcacaacaaaacaacactttcaataatatctctctgattacctccacaaaggaggttgtgtttctgctgcctttaccaagacaatgtggaattagtagtggacaaacggatctGCTGTATCTTcagaagctctggatctatagatccagaagaatcctccATCACTGCTTTTTGTgcataacttctaaactaataatgagatcaatgtgaatccaattgctaaaggttcgTTTTCATGGTTCAGGACTCTACAagtatagataaaataaatgtaggacaatcatttttgtgtgtgtaaatcaccATATAGGGGGGACCGAGGTGCTTTTCTACTTGGAAATTAAATGAAACTGTTTCTCACAGCAGTGTCAGAAGAGTATCGCGTGACGGTGAAGGAGAGTTATTgcgtcctggaggagctggagccgGACAAGACCTACAAGGTGTGGGTGATGGCTGTCAACTATACAGGGTGCTCTCTGCCCAGCGACAGGCTCGCCTTCAGAACTGGTCAGTCCACGCACTGGAGCTTAAGTTAGGCCAATAATGCAAAATGTTGCCTGCTCTAAAATGAAGAGCCTCATTTTAcagacatttcacatttgaaGGGTTTAGATTGACAGAAATCGTCTGTTCAGCTGAATATTTGTTACTTTGCAACACATGAATTTCTGGGGATCTAAGAAAGATGGCTTGTCAAAAACCAAAAGAAGAATTCCACAGCGCTGTTGAATGCTTGTTGTCTTTCTGGCAGCTCCATCAGTGCCAGCGATTGATACAGAGCGATGCACCGTCATGGGGGATTCAGCCACGCTGAGGTGGAGCCCAACAAAAATGACTTCCAAACCGAGTTACACCTTGGAGTACTGCCGCCAGTATGAGCTGGAGGGAGAAGGGCTCAGGtagatgctttttattttttgtaagcTACCTATGTTCCTGGATCAGCAGGAAAAGCATTTAATTCTGAATTTACTCTTCCAGGAACTTCATTTTgaattaaaatatgaataagcTACATGCCTGAATCCATcgattcattttctttctgcttttcttgcttTACGGGTCAcggggagttgctggagcctatcccagtttgcCTATTTGGGGTGATTTGGACCTGATGAGTGCAAAACTATTATTGTtatcaatatattatatatattcttaATATAATGTTATTTAGTCTATGGCAACATTGAGAACATTAATTTTGACTTTGACAAATAGTCACAACTGACGAATGATTTCCGAAACTCTTTATTTGGTGCCAGAATTTGGAATTGGTGTCTGGATGAACTCACACCAGGTCCCAGTAGGTTAattaatgtgtgtatgtgcgtgtgtgtgtgtgtgtgtgcgtgtgcgtgtactaCACTCCTAGGTCCATCACAGCTATCAAAAGCTGCGAACAGAAAGTTCTTCTGCAGCCCAATGAGAATTATCTGTTTTACATCAAAGCAGTGAATGAGGCGGGGGCCAGTGAACAGAGCGAGGCGGCGCTCATTTCCACCAAAGGTGACGCGCCTCATACCTGGACGCCGCCTTTCtgtgccatcatcatcatcatcatcatcatcatgcgttTTCATCTTCTCTTCTCCGGCCTGCGCTTGGTTTCAGGGACGAGGTTCCACCTGCTGGAGGCGTCGGCTCACCCGGCTCTGGAGCTGTCAGAGGACCGAACCGCTCTGCGTTACCCACGGGAGGCCTCACCATCCACAGGCCCGCAGTGAGCTCCGGCCGGCTCCCTCCCCTCTTCGGACTCTCTTTCGACGAGCGTCTGTAAAGCCGAGCGTCTGTGTTTTCCAGGTGTCCGTCCGTCCTGGGCGAGTTGTTGCAGGCTCGAGGACTTTACTACTGGGAGACGCTGGTGTCAGGAAGCACGTCGTACAGGCTCGGCGTGGCATACAGCGCAGCCAATAGGAACAGTCCGCTGGGAGAAAACAACCTATCGTGGTGTTTGCAATGTGCCCCCACCCCATCAGGGTATGCATTTAAAGCGTTTCCACCCTGTTTACTAAATCACCCTCACCATTTTGTTCCAAACCCCTTCTTTATGgtctctttttttgtctgcacAGCTGCAGGTATCAGTTGCTCCACCACGGAACACAGGCCACTTTGCTCGTGACTGAGATCCCTGAACGAGTGGGCACGCTCCTGGATCACCAGCTCGGCCGGCTGTCTTTCTACAATGCCCACAGCGGTCAGCTGTTGGGCTCGTTCTGCCAGCGGTTTGCCGGGCCGTGCCACCCTGCTCTGGCTCTGGACTCTCCAGGCAGCCTGGAAGTCAGGATGGTGTCAGAGGTGCCAGAGTTCGCCAGAAACTGCTAGCTCGGCCATCACCTCGCACAGTTTACAGTTCATGTTGGACACGTATCGATTTAAGCTAATGATTTGATGTTGCTTTATTTCAAAGAAATGCGGATTTGATGGGATAAGTGATAAACTGATAGCCACTGATTGGTACGTACCGAAATAGAGGAAGTGAAAATGAATGTCAGAAGGGCTTGAAATTTGGCgacttgtatttttattttttttcccaaacAGGTGATTGTCTTGTGGATTTTTCAGCGAGGCCACGAGGTTGTGGATCATTTTGTAAATTTGACCATAACGTATGCTGATGTGATGATTATTCTCCTCTTTATGTAGCCTTATATACAGGTAAAGGCTCAGACTCCATATTGAAGTCAAGCACACACTGTACCTTCACCAAAACAAATAGTTCAGGCCATTTTAGATgtttaaatacaaacaaatactgCACCACTTTTGAACTGTTTCATATTGTGAATGTGTAAATAACTTTTTAACCAGATCGTGATCCTTCAAGATTTTGTTATGTTCGATTTACAGCAAGTATTTGCCTTCTTCTGTCTTGTGAACTATGTCTAAGCTGAatgaacatgtttttattttttctatttgcaCCAACTGCTTGGTTGTTTTTACTCGGTTCAATAATTCTCTGAGGTATATCCACCAACAGAGGGCGGCAGAACTCTGAAAACAGGAGGGAACCGAGTAACAGAAGATGAATGTGCTGCAAGGGCATACACATCATCAGGGAGCAGCATCTGGCTTCCATACCATCCGTTGGACTGCTGGTTTAGAAGCTGAAAGAAGCTCTAAGGAAGCCGAAAGCCTTCGTTTCCGGGAACAGTAAATGAAGGGGTTGAGAAGTCGGAACAAAATGAGTTGCAACTGAACTTGAACGGGATTGGCTTCTGTTGCACCAGCGGGACCCGGTTCGTAGTGCTGCagattgttttcatctcatttaGCATTATTCTTCGATAGCAATTAATAATTTCCACATGCAGTTGCATAATTAAATAATGCAAAGACGGGGGGAAAATCTCATCTATTAaatctaaaaaagaaaacaagctcAGTTCCGATGCAAATCTAATCTATTCTTCAACTGATCAATTAAATTCGGTGAGATTATAGATTTGTTTTGgttgaagagaagaagaaaaaccagTAGCCATGGTTGATTTattatataccggtatgtaTTTCAGTAACAGGCAGTTGTTGCCAACTGTCCACAGAGAATAGCCTGCAAGAGAAATTGCCACAACAATGCATGAATTTTACATCAGTAAAATAACGGACACAGTTAATATGCCTTTTAGAGAACAACTTACGAGTACCCCGGTACCCATACGGACCTTCCAAACCAGGTCTCAGTCCGACAAAACTTTGTAACTAGAAACGCACTCAGATGAAGACTTTTGTTTCAGGATATGATGACTGTCACTGTAAATAACAGTGATATTTTTAGAGTTGTATCTTTACAAACATTACAAATGCAGCTTAGTACCCAGCGAAATCACAACAGTATAAATGAATTAATTCATTGATGGAGGATATTAAATAATATGACAAAAATGTTGACTGCTCGCTTGACAATTCCAGATTCGCAAgtctaaacaaaacaaaaaaagacagcGAATGAGACTCAAAATGGAACAGAAAGGTCTCAACAAGCTGATGCTTAAATAGGCACTGGAAATAATAACACAGCAGGAAATCCGAAATGAGCGACCAGACTGTTGAATAGCTTAACGACACAATAACAAAGACACTGGCTTCTCCTTCCTTGCATGTTGCACAGAGCCAATTTGCATTGATCGTACCCAAGAATCAATTTACAACCATACAAGTACACTAATGAAACTGTTACTCATTTACAGGACATTGTTACAGCGGATATGAGGAAGGACCCGATAGTGCTGAGATGCATTATgaagaacattttaaactaTGTGAATCGTGTTATAAAGGTGCTCGAGCTGATAGCGATTGCAGTTTTCAGTCAGTTTACTGTCCAGCTGTTCGTGGTTTTCACATAAATACAAGTGACACATGCAAAAGACCTGATTTTACTTCACTGAGAAAGGCGTCTTAAACTCAGTAAGTTCAGTATCCTCATGAGGCAGATAGTGATATTTCCCATGATGCTTCAGTGGTAGTGATAAATAATTCAaggttttaaacaaacaaaataatctattttCCTTTAAACAAAAGGCGAGGTTATGCGAGTCACTTTTCATTTTGGCTTTCCATTGAACCTTCTGCGTCCTTCGCATTTAACACTACTTCAAAGCATTGCATCCTGAgccacacacacgtgcacaaccTTTCTAAAAACGGTAAACATGCACTATTCCATCGCTCTCAATCACACATCTTTGAAATCTATCACCATCCTGCAGTAAATGATTCCCTTCTATAACTATATAGTCATATTTCCGTTAGTTATTTGCTATTTCAGTTATAGTAAGGAtgataattttctttttttttagttaaggATGTTAAATAATGTTCAGAATTGCACCTTTAGCCGACAGGCTCCTCCACTCATAAAGCTGGATCAGGATTGAGAGGTCTTCTCGCTGGTCAGACTGGGCTTGGCGTCTGGTCTGTGGGGTTTGTGCTGAGGGCTGCTGCGGAGGTTGTCATCCATCTACAGCGTAGGATGTCCAATTTAGTcagaaaaatacacacaagcaaaggAGAAGTGAAAATACGAACATATAGTTTATGCACAGCTTAAACTGTATCTGCTAAATGGAAAGCAGAAGCACCTTCTCTATCAAGTTGGACTCTTTATTTACAAGCTGTGTTAGTTTCTGGAGGTTAGCATCCATTTTGTCctgaagaggaggggaaggacCTGGAGACAGATGATGTAAGGAGACAggccgagcaggaggagaagagagcatgcaaaaaacaaaaagaggtgaagacagggaaGATCCTGATAATGTTAGTCATTCTGATTGCTTGCAAATGTACAACATGccttttgtgtttattcatcGTTCATCAGGCTAAGGCCGCTAACATGTGTGCATCTCCAGTCTGTACGGTGCTCTTACGAGGGTGGTCTACGCTGAAGTACACGGCGAGAATGTTGTCACAGAAGTGCTTGAAGTTGTCCAGCTGACTGAGGTGGCTCCGCAGGGGGCTGCTGGGGAGACTGGCCTTGTACAGCGGAGCAATGAAGCCAAACACAAAGGCATCCAGACTGGTTGGCCTACAAACAAACGGAAGTCATGCTAGCATctccatttatttatatataataacgTTTATTAGGATACTTTCCTGTACAAAAATCAAACCCCTGCAGCAACAAATATCCACGGTATATTTAAATAAGTAAACATTAAAGAACTCACGAGTTGCCAAAGAAGTAGTTTGATGATCCCAGTCTACGGGAGAGGAGATTCAGGCATTCTTTAGCATCGCTGTAGATCTGAGGCGGGTAAAGATTTACTGTTGTGGAGCAGAATGTCATCTACATGCAACATAAAAATGACCAATATTTACCTTTCCCTCCACCTCAGTGATTCTGTGCAGCGGTGCCTCTCCTTTGGTTAGAAGAATGCGAGACAGGGCGTTGTTGGCATGACGAATAGGGACAACAAAGTTAAGGGGAAATGGCGAGCGTGAGGCAAACCATGGGCGCGTCAGACCGGCGTAGTTTTCTGCATCCACCCAGAACGTGTGCAGCTGCGGACCATCAAGCACAAATGTCTGTAGAGTAACGGAGCTCACAGATTTATCCGTGAATAagcagaggaggggagagatGGTGCTACCAGAGCTGGGCGTAGTTTCTCTTCAAGCAGAGCGATGTACGCCATAGTGTCTGCCCCCTGTCTGGCTGATAGATCATAGTCTGCATTGAACCcctgaaagaaaaagacaaatcacaAACACGACTCATTCTCTGCTACATAGGTTTATGGATCCTGACCAGCTGATGTCCAATGAGCTGTcttggtacccccccccccccccccaccttacCTGTTTCCTCAGGAAGTTGAGAATCTGTGTCGGCTCTTGAACTGCAGCATCTCCAAAAATCAACTCTGGAACTGTTGCTgcaagttaaaaacaaaaatgtcgCAATTAAAGACGCGAGCTAATTCAGGGATGTGTTGATATGTTTTTAAGGTCTAGCTACAATTCACATAAA
This genomic interval carries:
- the mtx3 gene encoding metaxin-3, with protein sequence MAAAMELRCWGGDWSLPSVHAESLVVLAYTKFSGAEVTISPIDWTWKTLTATVPELIFGDAAVQEPTQILNFLRKQGFNADYDLSARQGADTMAYIALLEEKLRPALLHTFWVDAENYAGLTRPWFASRSPFPLNFVVPIRHANNALSRILLTKGEAPLHRITEVEGKIYSDAKECLNLLSRRLGSSNYFFGNSPTSLDAFVFGFIAPLYKASLPSSPLRSHLSQLDNFKHFCDNILAVYFSVDHPRPSPPLQDKMDANLQKLTQLVNKESNLIEKMDDNLRSSPQHKPHRPDAKPSLTSEKTSQS